The genomic window CAACGCACTGGAACCTGCTGCCCCAAGCTTTCCCAGCCGTAGTAGTCGGCCAGCGCGGTCACGATGGCCTCGAGCGTCAACCCGTGCAGCGGGTTGTGCGGCTGCGCTGACTTCTTGACGGGCACCGCCGCTTCCGCAGGCAGCGACTCCGGTGGTGCCGCCTCGTCGGTCACTTGTTCTTGAGCTTGCCGCGCGGAATCACCGCGGTGGTGACGGTTGCGCGCACGGGTTCGCCGCCTACAGCCGGTGGCTTGGGAGGCGAGGTGTCCTTCTTCGGTTTCTTGGTTTCCTTGCTGCTGCGCTGCTGACTTTTAGCCATCTGACTCTCCTGGTAATGCGGATGCGACTGGGAGTTTAGCGGCGCGGCGACAATAGCGGGTCTACCAGTCACTGCCCCGATCCATGTCCGATTACGAAGTTCGTCCCGCCGTCATGGCCGATGCCAAAGCCATCGCCGAAGTCCATGCCCTGTCCGCCAAGGCCGCCTACGAAGGCATCCTGCCGGAAGACCAGTTGCGCGCCCTGGCGCCCACCACACGCGAAGCCAAGTGGCGCGAAGCCATCGAGTTCAGCGAGCCGCAAGTGCAGGTCGCGGTGAGCACCACCGACGATGGCGAAGAAATCGTCGGCTTCGTCGGCTACGACCGCTCGCGCGACGCCAAGACGCCTTCGACCACCGGTGAGATCTGGTCGATCTACGTCAAGCCCGGCCATTGGGACGAAGGCGTTGGCGTCATGCTGTGGGATGCGGCCCGCGACGGCCTGGAAGAAGAGGGCTGCACGGTCGTCACGATATGGGTGCCGGTCCGCAACGAACGTGCAATGCGCTTCCACGAACTCGCCGGCTTCAAGCGCGAGATGAAAACGCTCCAGACCACCGCGCTCGGCGCGGTCAAGATCGAAGAAATTCGGTTGAAGCGCGCCGTCGTCTGATGGCCGCCACCGCCGCTGCTGCAGACCACCAGCGCCGGGCCGACATCGTTCGCTGGATTTGTCGAACGCATGGCTGGTTCGGCCTGTGGGGTGCC from Variovorax sp. PAMC28562 includes these protein-coding regions:
- a CDS encoding VF530 family DNA-binding protein; protein product: MTDEAAPPESLPAEAAVPVKKSAQPHNPLHGLTLEAIVTALADYYGWESLGQQVPVRCFTVDPSVGSSLKFLRKTPWARDKVESLYLFMLRDQKREQKLEQERARPPG
- a CDS encoding GNAT family N-acetyltransferase; translation: MSDYEVRPAVMADAKAIAEVHALSAKAAYEGILPEDQLRALAPTTREAKWREAIEFSEPQVQVAVSTTDDGEEIVGFVGYDRSRDAKTPSTTGEIWSIYVKPGHWDEGVGVMLWDAARDGLEEEGCTVVTIWVPVRNERAMRFHELAGFKREMKTLQTTALGAVKIEEIRLKRAVV